The genomic region TCCACACCATTTTACGCATACTTTGCAAATAGAAAAACACGCAACCAACGCCTAAAAGCAAAATAAATAGCACACCAAAAAACGCAATAGTAAGCATTGTCTTTGTTGGATAAGCCATACACACCACGCCTAGCACGACAGAGCAAGCGCTCAATATAAGTAATGCAACAGAACTTTTATTTCTCAAAATCACATACTCCCTTAAATTTCAAATTTCCTAACTATCCATCTAAATACCTTAAATAAGGCGTTTAGATAATCTGCTTTAAGAGCCAAGAGTAAAGGCTGAATTATAAAACATTTTTCTAAAGCTTCACTTAAACGCATTTTATTGTGATACAATGCAAACTATAAGTGAGACATAGCACCTCTACTTGCATTTTTTAGAATCCTTGCCCTTGTAATAACACATTGCAAAACTCTTGATTCTGTGCAAGCTATGTCTGTGAGCGTGGGCATGGATAGTAATTTCTAGGTTTTTGCTTTTTGTGGTTGAGGATACCTAATTAAAGATTTTAGATTCTAAGAGGTAAAGGCTTTTTGAATAAGAAAACATATTTTTGGTTAAGCTTTGCAATTATGGTGGCTATCACATTCAATTTGCGTGCGCCTATAAATTCGATGGGACCGAGCATTGAAGCAATTAAAGAATATTTTAATATTTCAAGCTCTGTGGCAGGATTGCTAAATTCTATCCCGCTACTTGCGTTTGGGAGTATTTCTTTTGTGGTGGCGTATTTTTCAGGTGTGCGCCTTTTGTTTATTGCGCTGTGTTGTATTGCGCTTGGTGAGATTATGCGGAGCTTTGGTGGAATTGGCGGGCTTTTTGTTGGTATGGGGCTTTTAGGTGCGGGCATTGCGGTGGCAAATGTGCTTGTGCCAAGCTTCATACGCAAAAAGTTTGGCAAGAAAACGCCTGCGATGATGAGCGTGTATTCGCTCGTGTTAAATATCTCTTCTATTATTGGAATCTTATTAGCATTGCCACTTATAGCACTTTTTGGGATTAAAATTGCAATGGCATTTTGGGCAATTTTTGCACTTTTTGCAATTGTACTTTTTCTGCCAGAAGTAAAAAATCATCGCTTTTCGCGCACGCGGGCAAAACCAACAACGACAAAAAGCTTATTTGTTGATTTTAACGCGTGGAAAATTACACTATTTATGGGATTGCAGGGCTTTGTGGCATACAGCACTTTCACATGGCTTCCCGTAATTATCTATTCAAAAGGTTATAGCTTGGAATATGGGACAAATATTTTGCTTTATATGCAACTTATTTCTATGCCTGTGGCGTTTTTAGGTCCATTATTATTAGGGCGTTTGCGCGAAATATATCGCTCGGTGTATATGGCGTTTTTGTGCGGGTTGTATGCGATAGGCTATGTGGTGATGCTCTTTTTTGATTCTCAAAGTGCGATGATTGTGGGCGTGCTTTGTCTTGGGATTCCAATGGGCGGGGTTTTCGGACTAGCACTTTTATTTATCTCGCAAAAGAGCGCAACGCTTGCAATTGCGACAAAGCTTTCTTCTATGTCGCAGGGCTTTGGCTATCTCATTGCTGCAAGTGGTCCGTTTTTAATCGGTGTTTTGCACGATTTGAGTGAAAGCTATGTGCCGGGTATTGTGCTTGTGCTGTGTGTAGCATTTGCGCTCAATATTTTTGGAATCCTCACAAATAAATGTAAGGTTATCGGCTCATAATTCTTTCACAAAGAGCGCACTTTGTGCCTTTGGCACGCTTTTTGTCGTTGGAATATCTAACACGCGATAATTCTTTTCATATTCTAAGTAGCGCAGAGTGATGATGTCGTTGATTTTGATTTCTTTTGAACTTTTTGCCACCACGCCATTTACCAGCACCACGCCATTTTCACACATATCTTGTGCCACTGCGCGCCGTTTTAAAATATTAGTCGTGTTAAGAAACTTATCAATACGCAAAGAGAATCCTTAAATTATTTTTTTTATGTATTGTAACGCGTATCCCTATATTTAATGTAATAAATAAAGTCAAATTTAGAATAAAAATCGGCGAAGCGATATATTTTCAGAATTAAAATAGCACATAGTGCCTTAAAAAGTGAATTTGAAAGTTTCAGATGGTGCCGAAGGTCGGACTCGAACCGACACAGAGTTGCCCCTACTAGATTTTGAGTCTAGCGCGTCTACCAATTTCACCACTTCGGCAGAAAGTAGATTTTCAAAGTTTCACAATGGTGCGCTGAGCGAGATTTGAACTCGCACGGGTCGCCCCGCCACCCCCTCAAGATGGTGTGTCTACCAATTCCACCACCAGCGCAGGTCGCAGATTCTCTAAAGTTAGAGAATCTGCACTATTTAAATGCTTTGCTTAGATAGTTGCGATAAATCCAGCCGGTAAAAATGGATTTGTGTAAAGCGCGATAATCGCCAAAACAAGTGTATAAATAACTTGTGCTTCAATAAGCGCAAGCGCAATAAACATTGTTCCAAGCAATTTACCGCTAATGCCGGGATTACGCGCTGTGCCTGAAATAGTCGCTGCTGCTGCGTGTCCCATACCGATAGCACCACCAAGTGCTGCGATACCCACACCAATAACCGCACCTGCTACTGAAAACGCTGCAACTGTATCTGCTCCGCTAGGCTCTGCACCAAATGCTAACCCAAGCGCACCAAAAAATAGCACGAGAAAAAACTTCATCTGAAACTCCTTACAATTTAAATCTCAAAGCCTTTCGGATCACTCCCCTACTCTTAGACTTTGGAAACCGAAAGTCTAGCGCGGGATTTATAAAAATTAGTTTAAAGCACAAGATTGAGAGTGAAAAATTTCGATTTTTTGACGCAAAAAACTTAGCGGTGGCAGGGCGCTAGGTAATAAAAAGTAGTTTATGTTCCCGCTGTGAATAGAATCTAGCTCTTTGCCATTTTCTAGCACAATCCTAAAAAGGCGCAAATAATACTCTTCGCCCTCTTTGTAAATCTCGCCAATATCATTTTTCATACATATAATCTCACTGCCTAGCGGTGCAACAATCTGCTTTGGCTCATTTGGAAAAATACTAAATTTACAAAGTGCTTTTGTGCCACATTCACTCACCTGCGCATTGACTTGATAGCTCCCCTCGCTTATGGCGGTTTGGTGATTTTGAGTATTGGATTTTTCAAAAGGGCGGTGGATAATGTAGCCATCTGTAAATCCGCGATTTTTGAGCGTATTTAGTTCATCTTGATAATGTTTGTCTTGTAGCTTGCGTGCGCCATAGTAGTCATCAAGCGCTTCTTTGTAAGTGCGTGCAGTGATAGCAACATAATATGCAGACTTTGTGCGCCCCTCGATTTTAAGCGCGTCAATAGCATTAGAATCTAGAATCTCTTTAATATGGCTTGCGAGATTAAGGTCTTTTGAGTTAAAAATATGCGTGCCGATGCCCCCCTCCTCCTCTAAACGCATCATCACGCCATTATCTGGATTTTTCACATAAAATTCGCGCCCATCAAAAGGCACAAGCTTATCGCTCTGCAAATCGCGCACAAAATATTCATAATCAAATCGGCAATCATTTGCGCAACTTCCGCGGTTTGGCACGCGTCCATTTTGCAAGGCAGAGATGAGACAACGCCCAGAAAAAGCAAAGCACATACTTCCATGTACAAAAATTTCTAGTTCTAAATCAGGCAAAGCTTTTTTAATCTCTACTGCATCTTTCAAGCTTAGCTCACGCGCGCAAACAATGCGCTTCACACCCATTTCATAAAACACCTCCGCGTCAAGAACATTCAGCACATTTGCTTGTGTGGAAAGATGCAAAGGAATATGCGGCGCGATAGATTTTGTGAGCTTCACCACGCCCGGAGTCGCGATGATAAAGGCGTCAGGTTCTAGCTCTGCCATTTTTTCAATATGAGATTCTAGGAGTTTTAATTGCGCATTAAAAGGAAAGCCATTGATTGTGACATAAATTTTTTTACCAAGATTATGCGTGTAGCGCACGGCTTTGGCGAAAGTTTGCATATCAAATTCTTTGCCTGCGCGCGTGCGAAGTGAAAAGTGGCTTACCCCGCCATAGACAACATCTGCGCCAAAGTTAAGCGCGATTTTGAGCTTGTCAAAGCTTCCGGCGGGAGAAAGGAGTTCGGCGCGCTTTGGGGAGGTAGATTGCGTAGTGTAAGTTTGCATAGTATTCCTTAAAAACTATATAAAATATTTTTGTGGATTCTAAAAGGATAAATA from Helicobacter himalayensis harbors:
- a CDS encoding MFS transporter; protein product: MNKKTYFWLSFAIMVAITFNLRAPINSMGPSIEAIKEYFNISSSVAGLLNSIPLLAFGSISFVVAYFSGVRLLFIALCCIALGEIMRSFGGIGGLFVGMGLLGAGIAVANVLVPSFIRKKFGKKTPAMMSVYSLVLNISSIIGILLALPLIALFGIKIAMAFWAIFALFAIVLFLPEVKNHRFSRTRAKPTTTKSLFVDFNAWKITLFMGLQGFVAYSTFTWLPVIIYSKGYSLEYGTNILLYMQLISMPVAFLGPLLLGRLREIYRSVYMAFLCGLYAIGYVVMLFFDSQSAMIVGVLCLGIPMGGVFGLALLFISQKSATLAIATKLSSMSQGFGYLIAASGPFLIGVLHDLSESYVPGIVLVLCVAFALNIFGILTNKCKVIGS
- a CDS encoding S4 domain-containing protein; this encodes MRIDKFLNTTNILKRRAVAQDMCENGVVLVNGVVAKSSKEIKINDIITLRYLEYEKNYRVLDIPTTKSVPKAQSALFVKEL
- a CDS encoding F0F1 ATP synthase subunit C, producing MKFFLVLFFGALGLAFGAEPSGADTVAAFSVAGAVIGVGIAALGGAIGMGHAAAATISGTARNPGISGKLLGTMFIALALIEAQVIYTLVLAIIALYTNPFLPAGFIATI
- a CDS encoding peptidase U32 family protein; translation: MQTYTTQSTSPKRAELLSPAGSFDKLKIALNFGADVVYGGVSHFSLRTRAGKEFDMQTFAKAVRYTHNLGKKIYVTINGFPFNAQLKLLESHIEKMAELEPDAFIIATPGVVKLTKSIAPHIPLHLSTQANVLNVLDAEVFYEMGVKRIVCARELSLKDAVEIKKALPDLELEIFVHGSMCFAFSGRCLISALQNGRVPNRGSCANDCRFDYEYFVRDLQSDKLVPFDGREFYVKNPDNGVMMRLEEEGGIGTHIFNSKDLNLASHIKEILDSNAIDALKIEGRTKSAYYVAITARTYKEALDDYYGARKLQDKHYQDELNTLKNRGFTDGYIIHRPFEKSNTQNHQTAISEGSYQVNAQVSECGTKALCKFSIFPNEPKQIVAPLGSEIICMKNDIGEIYKEGEEYYLRLFRIVLENGKELDSIHSGNINYFLLPSALPPLSFLRQKIEIFHSQSCALN